ttttttttttataaaaaaacaaacaaagataTTTCGTGTTTACCAGATTTCTTCTGtcaaattaagaattaaatttaaacagATGAACCTTCTAACAGTGCACATAATCTAACAGCTCttcctcctaaatgccaacttCCGATGAAATTGAAGTGAATCTTGCAATCGAAATGCTTTTAATTGGTTGAATTGGAAATTTGGAATTCTAATGTCTTTCCCTATATAACTTCCTTCTCTTTCGTTCTGATCTATTCCAGACCCACTATGTCTTGCTGCTTTGTTCTTTCAAAGAGCAACTGCAACAGCACGTGCGCGTTCACGCCATGGAAGCAGTTATGGCATGCTGGGAAATCGAGCAGTCTTTACAAAGCTTAACAGGTAATATTATGCTTCCTTGTTCATCTTCTTTGTGAAATTATAGTATTGCTATTTTCTTGGTTCTTTTCACTCTGTTTATGAACATTAGGAGCATTTTGTTTGAAGGATTTCAAATTCATAGTCCAATACCTGCTGGCACTTGGTTGGATGAGAATATGAGACATCATGATTTAATCCAACTTAAATATTACTGTATATATTACATGAATGAAATTCTTAGAGCCAGGTAGCTTAAAGGTCATCCGAGTTTCTTTCTTTTATGGTTTTGCATATAACAAGTGAATTTGTACAAGAAGCagcttcattttttttttctcttttttacaTCAAGATTTTAGTCTTATGTACCGTGAAGAATGCCGTAAGTAATTGCTTAACATGTGGGTGACTCTCAGACTCTGTATGTACCATTTATGAAGTACTGAAGTTGATGTTTAGTTTTGAATGCTGCTTGTCCAATATTCAGGAGTGTCTCCAGGAGAAGGAACAGGTGCAACTATgtcagatgatgaagatgacCAGGTGGATAGTGATGCCAACCTGTTTGATGGAGGAGGTTTAGATGGTACAGATAGCCTGGGATTTGGTCCTCTCATTCCAACGGAGAACGAAAGGTCATTGATGGAGCGCGTAAGGCAGGAGCTGAAACATGAACTAAAACAGGTACTATACATCattgtaaaattaaattaaacttctTTTGATtctctttttctattttcttcctTCATATAAGAAAATTCATGATTTATTTGCAATGTCAAAATCCCTGTAGGGTTACAAGGAGAAGATTGTAGACATTAGGGAAGAAATTCTCCGCAAGCGAAGGGCTGGAAAACTTCCTGGTGATACCACATCTGTCTTGAAAGCTTGGTGGCAATCACATGCCAAGTGGCCATACCCAACTGTAAGTTAATTTGCATTATTGTCAATCTTCGTTGTGCTGCAACAATCTTCTTTACTGGAATAAGGGTTGATTCTTTTGGTTTTACTGCAATAAGCTTGCATTATCAAACCAAAGTTGAtgaatttgacatttttcttgcTACTTACCACTAGTCCCTCAGCTTTTAGCTAATATTATGAGAAGCTAAGCTGCTACAGATTCTGTTTGTTAGTTTGACTCATTGCTTTAGCTCGATCTCGGGATAAAGTGATAAACTAGAAAGTGTGTTAGTTCCAGCTCAGAATAAAGCCAAAACATCACACTTCAAATGCTGTACTATTAACTGTGTTGAATTTTATTGTGGTGTCAGGAGGAAGACAAGGCTAGGCTAGTGCAGGAAACAGGGCTGCAACTAAAGCAGATAAATAACTGGTTCATCAATCAGAGAAAGAGAAACTGGCACAGCAACCCTTCCTCTTCTACATCTTTGAAGAGCAAACGCAAAAGGTACGGAGTACTTTTCATTTTGAATGATGCGTTCTATGACTCCATTTCagctaaaagtctaaactgatagtaaGACTACacgtttatattttatttatatagtatatgcTCTCAACACATCTGACCAGAAATAACAATGCAGGTGAAGAAAACTAAAGAAGTCAACCAGTCAGGTGATTGCTGCAGCTTGTGGGTAATCCAGATTTACTTTGATGACTAGCATAGCATGGAGTTGAAGCCACAAGATAAGAAACACTACTGATAGATGTACGTAGATATATATGCTCAGGTGACATTTTGCAGAGATGGAATGGAAGCATGCTTTTTGCAAGTTCTAATAGCTACAAGTTAATAgatacatcatatatatatagtaccaAAACTGGGTTTGGGATGGGTGTTTCCGAAATCTCATTTTTGTTGTCCTATTTTCAACATTTGTTAGTTGTAGGGATAGTAGGGTATGGGGGTGGGGGTGTACAGTTCAATAATCCATTGTATGACTTTGGATACAATTATCAATTCAGAAGTATGAATCTAGTTTTGTAAGTGCACTATGAGAATATTTTAACTTATAGataatttttgttgtagttTCTTCGGTGGTCACGCAAACTACAGTGTtgtgtgaaattgtgaattatACACGCAGCATGTATTTATGTACAAATACCATAtttcaagtttgattcttaTTGGCATTTTTATGATTCGAACCGATCATTTATGGATAATCTAAAttagtttacctcattgtggtaAAGGCCATGTTTGATATAACTAACTTAAAAAACTAGcttaaaactaaaaatttaaaagctagtagctattagcttattttgaaccGTCATTTAGTGTAATGTCTCAAAAtgaactattattttaaactcatATTTTATCAAACAAAGTTTATAGtttgtttgtaaataaaaataagttatatgttttaccaaacagagtcTTTATCAGTTAGAGTCACGAGAATAGATAAGGAATCATGTATATTAATTAGTACTCcgtatcacttttttttttttttttgatggtATGAGCTTAGATATCACTATATACAGGACTTTTCATACTCTATtaacttgttttgtttttttttttatatgaaataatgatactttttatttttcaaaaattaataacccgtataatataatacaaataagctcaaatttagaaaaacaaattcacttttggtccattgactattgtaTATGTATCAAATTTGATcattaactattaatattttcaaattaggtgcatgattatgtaatttgtattacGTTTGGCctttgactattaacatttttaaattggATGCatgattttgtaatttgtatcacatttagtcctacTGTCCATATTTTCAACCAATTATTGCCAAAATTTAAACGagagaaatattatttttagcaatagttagccaaaaataatattttaattataacattttttttcgtTGAAATTCCGACAATAGTTGCCTAGAAAATTGGACAACATAACCAAATgtatgtgatacaaattacatagttattatgcacctaatttaaaaatattaatagtcaatgaccaaaaatttgatacattatacaatagtcaagagaccaaaaatgattttttttttctcaaatttatgACAAAGTTCACTATAAACACCAaaaataaagtccaaaatgtccCAAAAATCTAAACCCTAGTTGCTAAAACTTGAACCTATCATCCTGCATcaccatctccatctccatctcccaCTTTCTATTGCTAAAAATGTCATTGGAAAATCACTACCAAACCTCCAACATCTATCACCCCCATTAGCATTGCCCAACCCTATCACCTCACCCACCATCCTTTGGCATTTAACACTTCCAACACacaaattcatcatcaactatgttgccattaccccccccccccccacaccccaaaaaaaataaaaaatctcccACTACTAAAACTTAAAAACGCATTCGTATCTAACACCACCACAACAAACCATCTTAAACCTCATTTAATTAATATCGTAAAAATCCAAACTCACTCATCTATCACGAAAACTAACACTATTACTCACCTTTGATCTTTTTAGTCCTCTCCCCACCCCCAACTAGTGATAGACCCACTATAGCTAAGCCATTTTTTTTGAAGTAATACtatatgttctttttttttcttttttttttaaactcctTATTGACATGGCATGTTATgtttaatttagtaaaaaaaaaaaaacaaaaaaacaaaaggttcgcgatttttaaatatgtagtTGGTGTTTAATCTTGAAaatatacttctcattatttaaaattttatttagtataGCTTTGGGGCTAGAGGGCTAGACTGCTAGAGTGATAAACATGTGGAGCAAAAATTGTAAGAGGTTGCTCCCCAGAGCTTAGTGGTACGAAGCCTTCAGCTTCTACCAATTGACCATCCTTGAAATAATCACGAGCCTTCATCGACTTTTCTTTCATTACTTGATTAGAGCTAGCCAATGGTTAACCACGAAGTCGTCTTTCTAGGCCAATCTCACAACGTTCTTTAGCTTGAAAGATGGTTTTGGTTGAGTGCTAAACTTGAAAGAATCAAACTAATTCTTCTTTCAGTTGCAGCTTTCTCACTCACACTCCTGTCTCTTTGAACATTTTCTCCCCCAATGTTTTCAACAACTTGCACatcatccttttctttttcaacaaTTGGCTTTGTAATTCTCTCCAAGACTTTACCCTGGCCATATCCACCATAATTTCTTTCATTTGCAAACATCTTTTGAACCACCTTTGTAATCTAAGTAGATATGGCATGGTATCTCCTCACAATTTACTGCCATTTAAATTGCAACATGTCAAGGTATGAAatctaaaagagaaaaaaagttagcaagaaagtaaaaaatacattaaaaggATACACAACATAAACAATGAGTTCATATTGGATTTGTGGTATTACCACAAGGAAAACAAGTGAACCAGTAAAAAAGAATTTAGTTTTTTCTCCCACTTCTCTACTGACTCGATAAGAGATGTGAAAATGTATCCACACTAATTCAAGTTCTTAATGTGACCAACGTTTAATAGAGAGTATATGACCTTGAAGTTAGTAAATCTATTTTGTGGCCTTTGAATAAGCTTGAAACAACAAAACTCACAAAAATCCTCTTGAACATGTCACCATGttcttttatttcaattattccCTGAGAGATTGTTTTCACAATTAGAGAGCAAGATGTCACCCCCAGCGTGTCTTCGATTCTAGCAACAAATTGTCATAACATTTCCTCCTCCTCCAACTTTAACacacacctataaatataaaaactttGCACCAAGTATGTCCTTAGCTTATTATCCCAACATGATACATCAAACTTCAATAGTGACCCAAATCCAATCTCTCTAACAACTTATTTTTGGTCTTCTATGAACTTTTCAACCAATCGTTGTTGTTTAAGTGGTGACATTCTTGTTTTAAGTAGAGATCTTGAAGtttgatgctcaactttctCTTCATTTGTCTCCCCCTGTATAGTTTGAGCATCATCTTCCTCATGCTATATCTCCTTAGTTTGGACcctttcatcatcattattattctttctctctcctttttGTTGTTCCCTCGTGTactctattctttttttttttttttttttgagaaaatgtaCTCTATTCTTCTtgatcttttcatttttacatATGTTTTCTTGACTTTTTTTAAGAGTAATCAATGTCATCATTGCTATACATTTTTTCTACCACTAACATGTTAGTAACATAACACattcacaaatttttttaattgaatattaGATTTCTAAGTAGAGGGTATTGTGGGTGTGTTGAAGAAATCCAGTCATGCCCTAAAAAGATATAAAACATTCAATAAAGAGAAAAAGGTCATATAGGCCCCTGAACTTTATTCAAAGGTGCAATTAAGCTcgcaaactttaaaaaattgcaattaaacacttgaaCTTGTCATTTTGAGGCGTCTAAACCCAATAGCCGGTTATTCACCTGGAATAACCGGTCATTTAAAATTCAGGCGATATTCCAATGAAAAAAATTTTCCAGCGACgctaaaagttaaaaaaaaaaaaaaaataaccggGCCTTCTCAACCGGAGAAGACTAGCCGATCGTCTTCTCCCGGAGGGTCTTCCTCTCCACTGGAGAAGGCAACTGGCGACcagatctggtcgccttctctagtGGAGAGACGATCGGAAATTGTATTTTcggtgttttttttaaagaggtGGTGAACAGTAAATAGCGGCGGTCAACGTCAATAATTTACCGGTAACTTGTTGGTTACTTGTAAATTACACTTATTTGACTCATTTTGACAAGttcaagtgtttaattgcattttttttaaagtttgagagcctaaatgcacttttgagtaaagttcaagggtctatttgaccattttcccttcaATAAATAATGAATTGTATGCACAACATAAATGAGATAGAAATACACATGGTTAAGTAATGAACCGTAAACACATCGTCAAATAATGTACGGAGTACATTATATTATGCATaaagcataatgtacattactCATTGacataataatgtacattcagtcaGTTTGTATATAATCAATTAGTGAACTTTAtgcacacaaataatgtatcttatgTACACAAATAGTAAATTAAACCCTCATGATGTTTTCATACTGTATAATACTATAAtacatattcaaataatttacattatgaataaaaataatataccttattCCTAGAAATCATGTACATTCAATTAgtttatatatcattaaataGTGAACATTAATTatacacataaataatataccttATGCACACAAATAACGAACCCTCATAATGTTTTCATACTGTATTGTGCATATTCAAATATACGTgtgcataaaaataatataccttattcatagaaataatgtatattatacacACCCATAATAAATACTTGACGTACGCTATCTGTCTTGCTTAGGTTCAATTTCAAATAACTAGAAGTTCCTTTTTTAGGTTCATTTCTACTCCATTTCTATTTGAATAGTTTCTAGCAACGAGTCTAAACCCTATGTTTATACTTTATGCATGTTGTTTGAATACATAATTGCAATGCATGTGTGTAGAATGGCAACATTATTACTTTACGAAGCTTTGAGATTGCGATGTGGGTAGAATGGCGACATTATTACACGGCACCCATTACACAATTTTTATGATGTTAATGACATCGtctctttttaattaataaaaagacGACGTTAATGACCTGTTTGGTTGAATGTAGTTTGGaagaaattgtaattcattgaGTTCAGTGAATTCTCAAACTAcatcgtttggttggagggaattgcaattccgcgaaattacaattccctccaaatgatgaattgcagtTCGGTGGAGAgaaggggcaatttgttggtatAAAGACAATTTTACTCCTCCTTCCATATgctttgtctttaaaaaaaattgatagaattattattattattattattattatttttaaaagaattattattactattactattattatttgaaaaaattattattattatacttattattattattattattatttgaaagaattattattattattattattattattttttgaatgaattattattattattattattattattattatttgaaagaattattattattatacttattattattattattattattattatttgaatgaattattattattattattattattattactactactactacaacataaggACATTTTAGCCATTTTGTCggttcttacctttcaattccctgcactcctattcctgcataccaaacattataatttcaattcctactttattcattgaattacaattccaccgaattacaattttttttctctttaattccctcctcccaaccaagcGCCCCGTAAATTATTTAGCAGTTCTTGGGCCAAACTTATATTTGGTCTTGGGCCTAAGAgagttattttgtttttttgaaaggaaaggAAGCCCAAGAGAGTTAATCTAGGACTTATATTTAGACGTTCAACAACTATTCCCTCCGCGGTTCTGGAACTCCCTTTCCTGTTTGCCAGTTCTGCTTCTTCTCCGATCAGTATCTCCAATGGTAACTCTTCTTTCCTCTCTCGcttacatatatgcatatacagTAGTATTCTCTGTATCTTTACAACTAAATTTGCGTTTGTTTTCCTGGATAGCAGGAAAACCAAGCTTCGAGCAGTggaacttcatcttcatctCAGTCTCAGCCACCTCTGCAACCGTCGCTTAACGATTGCCTGAAGCTCCTGAGAGGTGAGAGAGACGAGCAGCGGTTAGCCGGCCTACTTCTGGTAACGAAGTTCTGCAGTAAGGATGACCACGATGCCATTCGGAAGGTATACGACGCCGTTGGGCCTCAATTCCTCCACCGCCTCTTGCGGACTGGTAAGTTTCAAGTTTATACAATAATTTGTTTTTCGTAGCTGAAATGTAGTCAATGATTTCCACTCTATCAAACACTTAATTTTGTTGTTGATAGGAATGGGGAAAGGAGAAGCAGACGGTGGTCGAAAGGAGAATCGTGATGCTTACTTGCAGTTATCTATCACCGTGTTATCAGCATTTTGTAGGGTTCCAGAGATTGCAGCCTCGGAGGATGTGGTTACGAAGATACCTCTTATTCTGGAGGTTATGTCCCAAGAGTATGGTTTCCGACTAAATAACATACCTGATGCTATTTGTGTGTACTTGAGTTCAAATTCTACTATTGATGTGAATGAGGAGAAGCAGTTTAGCAATGATGATTAGGTGATACGGATTAATGAAATTTGGGGGACTGCTGTTTTTGCTGTCCAAAGGTCATAACTTTCATGATTGCTAGTAGCAATGCTTaaagagtgaaaattggaaatgGTAGAAATGAGATGGAAAAGTTTTTGTCATCCAAAGGTGATAATGTTCATTGATGGCAGCTAATGAAACCTAATGagtgagaagaaaagatggTAGAAATAAGAAGGAAAATGCCATTTTCTTGTATAGAGATGTTAATACTTAATAGACAATGCTAGGTTATTTATCAAGGAAAGTTATTGTAAGCATATTTCTCTCTGGAGAATATTTAATTCACTCTGGGTATGGATGGCTTTTTATTGATTCATAGCTTTTAGATACCTTttaattgattttgttttttgctATTTCTGcttaattggattttttttaatagtaatgcAAAATGtggtgtttgtttgtttgttcttGGCTTCTTGCAGGTCAGTGCCACCTCTCCTAGAAGAGTGCTAtgaaattttacttttagtatCGAGAGCTCATGAAGGATCAGTCATGACCTTATATACATCTGGTATCCTGGAGGTTCTAACTTTGCAAATGCCTTCTTTCCCAGATGGTATTTATCTTGACCTGCTATCGGAATCTTAACTTCCTAATGGAAACAGTGTTCGTCTTGGTACTACATAGTCTGTAGTGATTAAGCTTTTAGAATATTTGATATTCTAATTGAGGTGATTACATTTCTGTAGGTTCACATTTGATGGAGCTTGCCATGTTACTCATTCAGTTGATTGTTAGCAAGGTTCCTGAAGAAAGAGTTTACTCCGAACATGCAACAGAACTGTCATTGCTGGTGAGTCCAAAAGTGAAGTGCCACTTGATATTTGTATCATCGGCCATTTTCTACCATATTTGGTgcttgcttttttattttatttttttcccttttttcatttttccttgaGTTACATATGTATTCATATGtctgtgtttgttatttattatttatcattgCTGCTCAGTGCAGGTGGTTGTAATAGCAAAGCAATTTGCTATACTGCAAAATGCCCTGAAATTTGAAGCACTCTACCTCCTATCATCAATCATGTCAAATAAGTATTCTGTATGTGAATTTCTTTCATATTTGCCTCTCAAAAGTATTTTTGTCTACATTAGTACAATTCCCTGTGTTTGTGGAAAATCAAGGTCCTTTCATGCCCCTATTTTTATTGTGTATGTTAATTAGTTTTTCTTGTATAGTCTATGCTTTCTCTAAATGGTTTGTTATTTTTAgcaattgatttttttgtttattgagGACTTAATTTCACCTTGCAACATATTTGTTGAAACAGTTATATATGAGCTCATCGGTACTTTTGTCTACATTACTTAGTTCTACTTATACAATTTCTCTAGAATAATAAGTTGTTCACTCCAGAACCAGAACTCAACCACTTGGTGGCTATGAATTTATTATCTGCATGAACATATTAAATTGTAATCCAGTAATTACTCTTCTACTGTTAACTTTGACCTAAGTTCCATTTGGGGTGGCCTTGGAAGTTATCTGGAATCTTATCCTGCCACTGTAATTATGCTACTTTCAGGCACCAGTGCATGATGCTCTTTCCTTAATATCTAATGATGCCTGGTCAACTAACTTGCGAATTGGCATTGTGGATATTTTGCAAAACCGAGTTGGTATGTTCTCTCAATGTCTGTGTATGCGTACTGAAAGATTTTAAATACCTTCAAGATGGCCCATGAAATTGGTTGTGCTCTTAATTTGACCTTTGTTTTTTTGGACATGTAGCACCTACATCAAAGTTTCAGGCACTTGTCTTGGCTGAGTGTGTCATGTCTATTGTCGGTGAAGGGTGGCTTATTGGGGAGATGAACTTACCTAATGCTAAATATTCTCTTCCCGCAGATAGGTAACTCTGAAATTCCTGGTGTAGAACTTgtactttgttttcttttttcaaatttcttcctGCAAATTATTCCCCATTGTCAGAAAGACTGATTTGCATTTACCTTTTCTGCTTTTCAGATGTGTAATGCTTGTTTTGGAGTCAGCTAGGGTTGAAGTTGATGTTATCCTAAATGAGCTTGGATATTTGAAGTATGAAGCCCCCAAGGATTCTTTGTCAACAGCTGAGAACGTTCTAGTAAAACAAAGGAATCTTGGTGTTACTTTCTCTTTGTTGGAAAAAGTAATCAAATTTGTATCATCTTTTGCTGAAGCTGAAGGTACTAAATTTCGCTTGCCAATCCATCTTAGGCTTCATTAACATGAAAGTAAAGATCAAAACGTtgctttataattttatttaaacttTGTAGACAGTTTCTCATCACAAAGGCCATCCAACTGTCTTGCAGTTTTTGGGAATAGCTTATAGAATTCCCTTTCAAGAAGTCACTAATATAGGGACTTGAATATTGGAGAATCATAAAATGAAAACTGAAAGTTTCTTGCCTGAGCAATGACAGACCTCTCTGGTCTTAACTTTCACTGTATTTGAAGGTTTTAGTACATGGTTCTCTTCTTCCTTTTACATTTAGTCATATGATCGCTGGAGATCCAATATTGCTCCCCACATCCATCTAATTTCACCTGCTCTCTCCCCTTGGATGTGCATGTGATTCATcccatgtaaatataaattctttattttagaGTAATTCAATACATCTGGGTTTTATTATCTGAACAAAAAGTATCTCATTTAGCTtactatacatatttttttgccTCTGACTTTTTGGTTCACCATCTTGCTATGTCAAAGTATTTGTGAGTGCTTGTTTAACCCATATCCATCTACTACTCTAAAAAGCATAAATTGGGTCAAATactaaaaatgagaaaaaaaaaaagcttttcaGGCTTGATAAGAATCAATAGTATCTTTTTAAGAAGCCCAAAATTCAGGCTTTTCAAACAACTACTTTTTTAAGAAGCTCAAGTTGGAACAAACAAGATGCTGCTAGTTGTTTGCTAATTCCTTGTGCTTTTGCGTATTATCATgcttcctttttttcttctttttcatgaTAGCAAAGAGCCAAATGtcattgatttattttttattctgcACTGTCAACAGAGCCACATATGAATTCCATCATTAGTGAGAGTACTTTCTCAAAGATTATTTTGGGTCTCAACAAGACAACTGATGTTGTTCTAGACTACCTGAAAGATGCCAAGGTAATAGCTTCTATCAGTATATCTGATTAGTTGTCATTGCCATTGTTCACTTACAACCATGGTCTGTAGGTGCATGAGCTGAGGAAAGGAGATGATCTTTTAGCCTCGGTGCGAATTATTGGGAGGTAGTAGCTATGCCCTTTATTGTGTCCTTATTAAACCATTGAACTAAAAGTGAGGATAGATAAAAATAGTCCTTTTGCACAGATGAAAAACGAGAactgaaaaaaataattgagtGTAATGCATGTGGTCCCAATCTTCTAGTTTCTCTCTATTTTAGACTTGTTAATTGTATTCCAATATGTAAATATTTTGTCATTTCGTATTCCCCTTAGTACTTTTAAAAGCTGCATGGAGCCAAGTATGCTGTCACATGACTTTCGTTTTTGATAGAGTAATATTTAGTTTCATTGTGAGTTACCTTAGACACTTCTGATACATTTCTATGACTTTTGTCCTTAAATAACCACTGCTATGTTAGTTTGTTTCTAATACAATGATTATTTAGTAATTtgtttagttaattatttttaaaaccaATTTTGCAGAAtaaagaaaatgttaaaatttaagcaGCAGTTAGTGAAACTAATGCCTTTGAAAAGTCTGGGGAGTTGATCCAGTTATTTATTTTCAGTTATCTTGCAGAAGCACCTGATGCATGCAGAGAAAAAGTCATTGAGCTTTTAGATTTCATGCTCTCAGTTGAAGGGGAAATGGAGCATaggtttgaaaattttgatgttttttcCTGAGTTTTTTCCTACTCTAGATCTCTTTTTACCCACATTTTTTATGCGATTGGATATATACTATCTGATAGGGAAAATATTACTTGATTATTGCAGCCCATTCTACTCCATCTGTTTCTTGCTTCCAATGCTTTGTCAATTAACTGTGAAGGCTTCTGGATGTAAAGTTTTAACTTCTTCTGGAGCGTTTAGATCTGTAAGTCTGCAAATCCCTAAAACTGAAGAGGTGGAGTGTGTCCACACACAAATACATTCTTGTTTAGGTCTAGAGTATCTATTATAAAGCTTCACATCACCGAGACACCGACAAGGAAGCAAGAAAAAAGAGACTGATAAATAGCAATTGAAAGAAGAATATTGGGTTTGCTTGAGACCCAAAACTCCCTTGGTTCCTCAGTTTAGGGttaaaattttgcttgtttattaTTCCAAATAGTACTCCCTTTTATAGGGCTAATTACAAGGATtccaaaactaataataattgccaaaCTTTCCTAATCACTACTAATAGAAACTAAAAGGCATGATACAGTCGATACTTCCTTGTTTACTTCTGTTACAGCAAGGTAACTAGCTAATTTAATTTGTCAACTTCAATATCAACTTCTGAGCCTTGTGTTCTGCTTCTTCGGTGATATCCACATCCCCAAAATGCATCAGTTTCTCTTCATATTTCTTACTGAGATTCAATACAGTTGTTCGGACTTACTATTGCTTTATTCATCTTTAGCTGCTGTTTTTTTCATAACCCAATGAGCTGACTTTATTAATGAGTTTCTGTTT
This region of Ipomoea triloba cultivar NCNSP0323 chromosome 15, ASM357664v1 genomic DNA includes:
- the LOC116007341 gene encoding neurochondrin, producing MENQASSSGTSSSSQSQPPLQPSLNDCLKLLRGERDEQRLAGLLLVTKFCSKDDHDAIRKVYDAVGPQFLHRLLRTGMGKGEADGGRKENRDAYLQLSITVLSAFCRVPEIAASEDVVTKIPLILEVMSQESVPPLLEECYEILLLVSRAHEGSVMTLYTSGILEVLTLQMPSFPDGSHLMELAMLLIQLIVSKVPEERVYSEHATELSLLVVVIAKQFAILQNALKFEALYLLSSIMSNKYSAPVHDALSLISNDAWSTNLRIGIVDILQNRVAPTSKFQALVLAECVMSIVGEGWLIGEMNLPNAKYSLPADRCVMLVLESARVEVDVILNELGYLKYEAPKDSLSTAENVLVKQRNLGVTFSLLEKVIKFVSSFAEAEEPHMNSIISESTFSKIILGLNKTTDVVLDYLKDAKVHELRKGDDLLASVRIIGSYLAEAPDACREKVIELLDFMLSVEGEMEHSPFYSICFLLPMLCQLTVKASGCKVLTSSGAFRSIVGCLINLINKKGYENEDDGSILLACDTILNVLLKREQIQFPLDDPIFVKLLEALSYSTEDSDDQQRIMMASSICSLILGATSEAALLNHPDFDIGKLSSLSKLIKRSLTLCGQGLTSSYSITAMDLDQIISSGYSQWVDRFPHIREAVER